A genome region from Manis pentadactyla isolate mManPen7 chromosome 5, mManPen7.hap1, whole genome shotgun sequence includes the following:
- the BHLHE23 gene encoding class E basic helix-loop-helix protein 23, translated as MAELKPLSGDAFLALRHSYAAAAGLAYGAARGSEAVRGYGAPGPGGDLPAAPAPRAPAAAESSGEQSGDEDDAFERRRRRRRGPGGAADARRRPREQRSLRLSINARERRRMHDLNDALDGLRAVIPYAHGPSVRKLSKIATLLLARNYILMQAQALDEMRRLVACLNQGQGLAAPVAPAPLTPFGQAAVCPFSAGAALPCPDKGAAFSGTPSALCKHCNEKP; from the coding sequence ATGGCCGAGCTCAAGCCGCTGTCGGGGGACGCGTTCCTGGCGCTGAGACACAGCTACGCGGCGGCCGCGGGCCTCGCCTACGGGGCGGCCCGGGGGTCCGAGGCGGTCCGCGGCTACGGCGCGCCGGGCCCGGGCGGAGACCTCCCCGCGGCGCCCGCGCCCCGCGCCCCGGCGGCGGCCGAGAGCAGCGGCGAGCAGAGCGGCGACGAGGACGACGCCTtcgagcggcggcggcggcggcggcgcgggcccGGGGGCGCGGCGGACGCGCGGCGGCGGCCCCGGGAGCAGCGCTCGCTGCGGCTGAGCATCAACGCGCGCGAGCGGCGGCGCATGCACGACCTGAACGACGCGCTGGACGGGCTGCGCGCCGTCATCCCCTACGCGCACGGTCCGTCGGTGCGCAAGCTCTCCAAGATCGCCACGCTGCTGCTCGCCAGGAACTACATCCTCATGCAGGCGCAGGCCCTGGACGAGATGCGGCGCCTGGTGGCCTGCCTCAACCAGGGCCAGGGCCTGGCGGCGCCCGTGGCCCCCGCGCCCTTGACGCCCTTCGGCCAGGCTGCTGTGTGCCCTTTCTCTGCGGGCGCCGCGCTGCCCTGCCCGGACAAGGGCGCCGCCTTCTCCGGGACGCCCTCGGCTCTTTGCAAACACTGTAACGAGAAGCCGTGA